A stretch of DNA from Vulcanisaeta thermophila:
CTCAGTCTCCTCGGCGTTGGTGGCGTCATTGAAGAGCTTCCTCATTTCCCTGGCCACATTCCTAACCTTCTCATTCACCCCTGGGTCGTTAGTAGCTATGACCACTAGATCTGCCCATGCCATGTTCCTTCTCAGTAATTCATCATCCCCAGCATCACCCACAATAACCTCCACCTTACCCTCCCTGGACAACCTAATGAGCTCCTCACTAATACTAAGCCCAATCACCCTGATGTTCGCGCCAGCCTTTAGGAATTTAAGGGCCCTCCTGGTGGCCACTGCACCACCCCCAATAATGAGCACATTCCTACCGCTAAAGTCTATGAACAGTGGAACCCTCACAGTAATTCCTTAATGTGCCTTATTTTTAACGCTTCCCAGGGCCCTGAGCACCAGGTCCTTAATACCCACCAACTCCTTAACCCCTAAACCGCTAACCACCATGTGGAAACCACCTGTTAATTTTCCAATCAATTCCCCACAAACCCCAGGATCCACGTGATGCATGGAGCCTGGAGTGAGGGCATTGCTAAGTTGTTCCCTGAGGAAATCCCCAGTGAATCCAAGGCTCACCTCATGATCCAACCCCAACCTGAATCCAAGGCTCACCGTAAGGTCCGGCTTTAGGGAGTTCACGAACCTCAAACATGCCCGTTTAAGGGATTCCTCATTGCAGGGCGTGGGCCTTGTGGGCATGAAAACCCCAACACCGGCCTTACTCAGTACGACCGCTATTATGGAGTAGAACTGGGGCTTTATGCCCGGTGGCGTTAGTAGTAATACCCTACCCCTCTCATTGTTGGTTGGTTTGAAGTACATAATGCCCTCCCCAAGGTATACCTGGTACTCCGTGTGGTTGAAGATTAGGTCCACGTTTCCCCTGGGAATCACTGGTTTAATTAACTCACCTCCTAAGGAACTCCCTAAGCCTAGCCTTAACCTCCTGGGTTAATGATTCCCTGGCCAGGGTTTCCAGAAGCTCATCCCACTCATCATTGACTCGCTGGGCCACTGACCTAATCATTAACTTCTTCAATTCCAAATAAACGCCACGCGGCACCGCATTTATCTTCCTCACAATGCCCAGCGCCACCTCCATCCCCTCATTAATGTCGCCCACAACCCTATGGACCAAACCCCAGGACAGCGCATCCTCAGTGCTCAGTTTGAAGTCACGGTCTAGGAAGAATCTGCTCCTGAGGATGCCGAAGAGGTACGGTGCGAAGGCAGGGGTCACTGGGACGAGCCCATACCTAATCCCGGGCAGGGAGAACTCACTACCCTTAACGGCCACGACCTGGTCCATGAAGTATAGGATCTCGGCTGCGAAACCATAGGCTGATCCGTTAACTAAGCCCACCACTGGCCTGTCGCAGTTGATTATGGAGAGGGCCAGGTCCTTAATCGCCCTGAAGTACTTCCTGGACTCCTCAATATCCTTGAAGCTGTATATCTCGGCTAGGTCAAGGCCCGCGGAGAACACCCCACCAACCCCCGTGATTATCAGGCCCGCGTAACCCCCGCAACCATCCCTAACGGCCTCCGTGACCCTTAAAGTCAACTCAAGACTGAAGGCATTCCTCTTCTCGGGCCTATTCAACCTTATTATTAACACGTCATCCCTGGACTCCCTGATCACGAGGCTCATTTTAGGGCACCCACCGCGCCCATCCTCACCAACTCCTCAATTTCATCATCTGAGTAGCCCAATTCCCTGAGGATCTCCCTAGTGTGTTCGCCGAGCATTGGTGGTGCTCTGTCACTGGTGGTGTCCATGTCCCTGGCCCTTATTGGGTTATTCATGGCTTTAATACCCCCAATGAGTGGGTGCTTGAGTTCAATTACCATGCCCCTGGCCCTCGCATGCTCGCTCTCCACGGCCTCCTTAACATTAAGCACGGGAGCCACTGGTATGCCGTGCCTCTGTAGGAGTTCCACCCAGTGGTTCATGGGCGCCGTGAGGAATGTCTTCTCCAACTCCCTCTCCAGCTCCTCCCTATTCCTAACCCTGTCGGGGTTCGTCCTGAACCTTGGGTCGTTGATTAAATCCTCCCTACCAATGGCCCTACAGAACTCCTGCCATAGCTTCTCGGTGCCCACGGCCACTATGAAGAACCTACCATCACCAGCCCTAAAGCCCTGGTACGGGGCAATGTGGGCATGGGCACTACCTAACCTCCTGGGCACCTCACCACTGGCGAAGTAGTGCGTTGCCTGGTGGGTGAGTATTGATAGGGCCGAGTCCATGAGGGACAGGTCTATGTACGTGCCTCTGCCAGTTCTCTCCCTAACCATCAGCGCCGAGAGGACCGCGATTACGCAGTAAAGCCCCGTGGTTATGTCCACAATGGGAACCGCGAATTTAACTGGAGACCCATTGGGCTCGCCTGTCAGGTCCATGAGCCCGCTCATGGCCAGGGCCACGAGGTCATAGCCCGGGTAGTCCCTGTAGGGTCCGTACTGACCGAAGCCCGATATGGAGCAATAGATGATCCTGGGGTTCACCTTAACTACGTCATCATAACCAATACCCAGCCTGGCCGCCGTGCCCGGCCTAAAGGCCTCTATCATTACGTCAGCGGTCCTCACAAGCCTCATCATAACCTCCCTACCCCTATCATGCCTCAGGTTAATCACGATGGACCTCTTACCCCTATTGGCGCTTGCGAAGTACGCACTGTACTTCTCCGCGTAAAATGGCGGTCCCCAATCACGTGATGAATCACCCTCAGGTGGCTCCACCTTAATAACATCGGCCCCCAGGTCAGCCAGGAGCATGGATGCGAAGGGACCAGCCATAGCAGTAGTTAACTCCAAAACTCTAATTTTAAGAAGGGGTCGATTTAAGTCCATCGCTTTTGGATTATTACACATATTTATAAAGATTACCTTGTAATATTATCTTTTTAATGCCTTTCTTTTAATACTAGATTAATATTTAATTATTTGTTGAATCGTATTAGCAGTTGTTAATAACTTCTCATCATTATATAAATCGCTCATTAATTGTATTCCCACAGGCAGCGAATTTATCTTACCAATTGGTAATGAAATAGCAGGGATTCCGATTAAGTTAGCTAATAATGTATATCGAGTTATTATTGATCTAAATTCAATTTCATGTCCCATAACTTCTACTATCTTTGGTGCCACAATTGGCACTGTGGGTGTTGCTATTATATCAACTCTCTTGAAGAGTTGGGCAATAGTACTTGCTATATATATTTTACGTCTAAGAGCATTTATATAATCTGTAGCACTAATTTTTAATCCCTGCCTAATTAATTCCGCAACATCAGGACTATAATCATTACCTCTTAACTTAAAGAGCTCATTATGTACTGCAGCTGCCTCTGCAAGCCTTATAATCCTCTGGGTATTGTTAATGGTATCTATATCTATGCTTATTTTCTCTATATTAAATCCCTCAGAGTTAAGTTTGCTTAGTGTATCCATGAAAACCTTATGTACAGGATTGTCCTCATCGACATGAATGTAGCCTATGGTGACTCTTTTTGGATTAACCCCATCTTTAATTCTTAATAAATCAAATCTATACTTAATAGATTCATTGCTAATTACGGTGTAAAATACATAAGCAATATCTAAAATATTATTACCTAATAACCCAATAGTATCTAAACTCCATGCTAATGGAAACACTCCCTCTCTGCTTATTAAATCATATGAAGGCTTATAGCCTATGACACCACAAAATGCAGCTGGTATTCTTATCGATCCTGAAGTATCTGTACCTATGGCAATTGGTACTGAATTGGTAGCCACGGCAACAGCAGAACCACCACTAGAACCCCCTGAGATATGCTCGGGATTATAAGGATTCCTAACGGGACCAAAATAAGAACTAATATTGGATACACCGGACGCGAATTCGTGTAAATTGGTCTTACCTATAATTATTGCATCTTCTGATAATAACTTATTTACTATATCCGCATTATATTTTGGAACATAATCACTAAATATTTTAGAAGCCATCGTTGTTTTAATATTTCTCGTAAATATATTATCCTTAACAGCCACAGGCACAGCAGCAAGTAAACCTACTATCTTACCTATCCTTAATTTACTCTCAATATCCTCGGCGATTCTTAAAGCCTCCTCTTCCAATACTGTGATGAAAGCATTTAATTTTATATTTTCACGTATTTTCATCAACGACTTCATGACCACATCATATGGCGAAGAAACCCTTCTTACTACTTCATCAATGGTTAGTATTAATTTTGGTTCTGGCCTTAAATTAGGTTCTATTAATAAATCAAACATATCATCAAATTTCATCATTTAACATCACCTACATTACCATACATAGCCTTACTAGCATCTACTATGGCATCCACTATATGTTTATAACCAGTGCACCTACAGATTAATCCATCTAACTCCTTGGCAACCTCCTCCTTAGATAATACCCTTTTATACTTATTAAGTAAATAATGACCAACTAGTACAAAAGCCGGTGTACAAAAACCACATTGAAAAGCAAAATGTTCAATAAATTTCCTTTGTACTAAAGATAATTCCGTATCCTTACTAATTCCTTCAACTGTTATTATTTCAGCACCATCAGCCTCACTTGCAAGTATCATACATGATTTCACAGGCTTTCCGTTCATTAAAACTGTACATAATCCGCAGGATCCCTGACTACATGACTCCCTAACACTAGTTATATGCAGTCTTTTTCTCAATACATCTAATAATGTCTCATAGGGTTTAAC
This window harbors:
- a CDS encoding precorrin-2 dehydrogenase/sirohydrochlorin ferrochelatase family protein, yielding MRVPLFIDFSGRNVLIIGGGAVATRRALKFLKAGANIRVIGLSISEELIRLSREGKVEVIVGDAGDDELLRRNMAWADLVVIATNDPGVNEKVRNVAREMRKLFNDATNAEETEVVVPFETEVNGLRIAVTTEGLSGVVARRALKRIREVIEGDTELMNMARVWYAVKHEIKSSVGDVKVRLKLYFDLDSDEKFNELARKGLVREALDYVRKKIRAYS
- a CDS encoding enoyl-CoA hydratase/isomerase family protein, producing the protein MSLVIRESRDDVLIIRLNRPEKRNAFSLELTLRVTEAVRDGCGGYAGLIITGVGGVFSAGLDLAEIYSFKDIEESRKYFRAIKDLALSIINCDRPVVGLVNGSAYGFAAEILYFMDQVVAVKGSEFSLPGIRYGLVPVTPAFAPYLFGILRSRFFLDRDFKLSTEDALSWGLVHRVVGDINEGMEVALGIVRKINAVPRGVYLELKKLMIRSVAQRVNDEWDELLETLARESLTQEVKARLREFLRR
- a CDS encoding CaiB/BaiF CoA transferase family protein; protein product: MDLNRPLLKIRVLELTTAMAGPFASMLLADLGADVIKVEPPEGDSSRDWGPPFYAEKYSAYFASANRGKRSIVINLRHDRGREVMMRLVRTADVMIEAFRPGTAARLGIGYDDVVKVNPRIIYCSISGFGQYGPYRDYPGYDLVALAMSGLMDLTGEPNGSPVKFAVPIVDITTGLYCVIAVLSALMVRERTGRGTYIDLSLMDSALSILTHQATHYFASGEVPRRLGSAHAHIAPYQGFRAGDGRFFIVAVGTEKLWQEFCRAIGREDLINDPRFRTNPDRVRNREELERELEKTFLTAPMNHWVELLQRHGIPVAPVLNVKEAVESEHARARGMVIELKHPLIGGIKAMNNPIRARDMDTTSDRAPPMLGEHTREILRELGYSDDEIEELVRMGAVGALK
- a CDS encoding amidase, with translation MMKFDDMFDLLIEPNLRPEPKLILTIDEVVRRVSSPYDVVMKSLMKIRENIKLNAFITVLEEEALRIAEDIESKLRIGKIVGLLAAVPVAVKDNIFTRNIKTTMASKIFSDYVPKYNADIVNKLLSEDAIIIGKTNLHEFASGVSNISSYFGPVRNPYNPEHISGGSSGGSAVAVATNSVPIAIGTDTSGSIRIPAAFCGVIGYKPSYDLISREGVFPLAWSLDTIGLLGNNILDIAYVFYTVISNESIKYRFDLLRIKDGVNPKRVTIGYIHVDEDNPVHKVFMDTLSKLNSEGFNIEKISIDIDTINNTQRIIRLAEAAAVHNELFKLRGNDYSPDVAELIRQGLKISATDYINALRRKIYIASTIAQLFKRVDIIATPTVPIVAPKIVEVMGHEIEFRSIITRYTLLANLIGIPAISLPIGKINSLPVGIQLMSDLYNDEKLLTTANTIQQIIKY
- a CDS encoding (2Fe-2S)-binding protein, whose product is MTKEIYEELTIRLKVNGIYREVRVKPYETLLDVLRKRLHITSVRESCSQGSCGLCTVLMNGKPVKSCMILASEADGAEIITVEGISKDTELSLVQRKFIEHFAFQCGFCTPAFVLVGHYLLNKYKRVLSKEEVAKELDGLICRCTGYKHIVDAIVDASKAMYGNVGDVK